In Gilliamella sp. B3022, the sequence GATCTTGGTCCTCATATGATCACCGAAGCATTACGCCCTTATAAAAATCATCTAACAATGCATTTTGTTTCGAATGTCGATGGTACTCATATTGTAGAAGCGCTTAAAGATCTAAACCCTGAAACCACTTTATTTTTAGTGGCATCTAAAACGTTTACCACCCAAGAAACCATGACAAATGCGCAGACTGCTCGTAAGTGGTTACTGGATGCAGCCAAAGAGGATAAAGCCATTGCTTTACATTTTGTTGCGCTTTCAACCAATGTTAAAGAGGTCGAAAAATTTGGTATTGATACCACCAATATGTTTGAATTTTGGGACTGGGTTGGTGGTCGCTATTCATCTTGGTCTGCAATTGGCTTATCAATTGTTCTATCAATTGGTTTTGAAAATTTTAAAAAGTTTTTAGCTGGAGGTCATGCTATGGATAAACATTTCCAGAGCGCGTCAATCGAGAAAAATATTCCAGCATTACTTGCGTTAATTGGTCTTTGGTACAACAATTTTTGTGGAGCAGAAACTGAAGCGATTTTACCGTATGATCAATATATGCACCGTTTTGCCGCTTATTTCCAACAAGGAAATATGGAATCAAATGGTAAGCGTGTTGATCGCAATGGTCAAAAAACGACTTATACAACTGGTCCAATTATTTGGGGGGAACCTGGTACTAATGGTCAACACGCATTTTATCAATTAATTCATCAGGGTACTAAATTAATTCCATGTGACTTTATTGCACCAGCAATTAGCCATAACCCAGTAAGTGATCACCACCCGAAATTGTTATCAAACTTTTTTGCACAGACAGAAGCTTTAGCATTTGGTAAAACTGCACAGCAAGTTGAGCAAGAATTTATTGCAGCAGGTAAAACACTTGATGAAGTTAAGTCTATAGTACCATTTAAAGTTTTTGAGGGTAATAAACCAACTAATTCAATCTTAGTGAAGAAAATAACACCTTATACACTTGGTGCATTAGTCGCTATGTATGAACATAAGATCTTTACTCAAGGTATTATTCTTAATATTTTTAGTTTTGATCAATGGGGTGTAGAACTTGGTAAACAGTTAGCAGGACGTATTTTACCCGAATTATCGGATGATAAGCCAGTTAATTCTCATGATGAGTCTACCAATAACTTAATTAACCAATATAAAAAGTGGCGTTAAGAAGTTTAAGAAATTAAACATGTTTATAAAAAACCTTCAGTTTAAACTGAAGGTTTTTTTAAGTAAATTAAATAAAAAGATTATTTTTTTACTCGCATTATTGGCGTTTTACCTGCTTCAACCGATCCAGAAAGTTTTGTTAATTCTAATACTGTTTCCATATTAGAAATAACTACTGGTGTTAACACTGATTTAGCTTTACTCTCAAGTAATGGCAGATCGATTTCAATAATAGTATCGCCTACTTTTACTTGTTGACCTTCTTCAGCAATTCGCTTAAAGCCTTCACCTTTTAATTCTACTGTGTCAATACCAAAGTGAACAAAAAGCTCAATACCTTCATCTGATTCAATTGCAAAAGCATGATTGGTTTCGAAAATTTTACCAATTTTACCATTTAAAGGTGCAACAATTTTATTACCAGAGGGCTTAATTGCAACACCGTCACCAACGATTTTTTCAGCAAAAACCACATCTGGTACATCTTCGATTTTGACAATTTCGCCACTTAAAGGTGCAATAATTTCGATGCTATTTTTATTATCATCGGATACTAATTGCTTAATTTTATCGAATAGACCCATCATTGTCTCCTAACAAATTTGCTTTTCAGCGGTATAATTTTCAATTAAGTCAATAATTTCTTTAGCTGTTGCTTTTTGTAGAGCTGTATCAGCAAACTTTTTCGCCTCTTCATAATTAGTATTGCGAATCAATTTCTTAATTTTTGGAATTGATACAGCACTCATACTAAATTCATCAAGGCCCATACCTAATAATAAAATTGTTGCCCGTTCGTCACCAGCAAGTTCACCACACATTCCAGTCCATTTACCTTCTTTGTGCGAAGCATCAATAACATTTTTAATCAATGTTAATACAGAAGGTGATAATGGATTGTAAAGATGAGAAATCAATTCATTACCACGGTCAACAGCAAGTGTATATTGTGTTAAGTCATTAGTACCGATACTAAAGAAATCTACTTCTTTGGCTAAATGATGTGCAATCACTGCTGCTGCTGGGGTTTCAATCATTACACCAATTTCGATATTTTTATCGAATGCTTTTCCTTCGGTCGTTAATTGTTCTTTAAGAATATTAATTTCAGATTTTAATATACGAATTTCTTCCACTGAAATAATCATTGGGAACATAATACGTAATTTTCCGAATGCAGATGCACGCAAGATTGCACGTAATTGAGCGTGCAGTACTTCTTTACGATCTAAACAAATACGAATTGCACGCCAGCCTAAAAATGGATTCTCTTCTTTTGGTAAATGCATATAAGGTACATCTTTATCACCACCAATATCCATCGTGCGTACAATCACTGATAAACCATTCGTCGATTCAGCCACTTCTTTATATGCTTTGAATTGTTCTTCCTCATTAGGATAAGCTTCTCGATCCATGAATAAAAATTCTGTACGATATAAACCAACACCCTCATAACCATTGCGTTCTGCGCCAGCAATATCACGCACTGTACCAATATTGCCGCAAATTTCGACTTGGTGTCCATCAAGTGTTACAGCTGGTAAGTCTTTTAATTTTGCAAGTTCTTCTTTATCGGTAATAAATTTTGCTTGGACCTGCTTTAATTTTTCTTGAGTAGTGTGATCTGGATTGATATAGATAGCATTATTAATTGCATCCAAAATAACAAAATCACCTTGTTTGATTTCTTGGGTTGCATTAGACGTACCCACAATAGCAGG encodes:
- the pgi gene encoding glucose-6-phosphate isomerase, producing MLKSIDPTTTSSWQSLQASYEKHHEKTIAQILKDEPKRVEKLSIPFEDEFLVDLSKNRVTQETLELLYKLADECDLNGAINAMYSGEKINRTENRAVLHVALRNTSNTPIYVDGKNVMDEVNTVLAKMDSFSKKIISGEWKGYTGKAITDVVNIGIGGSDLGPHMITEALRPYKNHLTMHFVSNVDGTHIVEALKDLNPETTLFLVASKTFTTQETMTNAQTARKWLLDAAKEDKAIALHFVALSTNVKEVEKFGIDTTNMFEFWDWVGGRYSSWSAIGLSIVLSIGFENFKKFLAGGHAMDKHFQSASIEKNIPALLALIGLWYNNFCGAETEAILPYDQYMHRFAAYFQQGNMESNGKRVDRNGQKTTYTTGPIIWGEPGTNGQHAFYQLIHQGTKLIPCDFIAPAISHNPVSDHHPKLLSNFFAQTEALAFGKTAQQVEQEFIAAGKTLDEVKSIVPFKVFEGNKPTNSILVKKITPYTLGALVAMYEHKIFTQGIILNIFSFDQWGVELGKQLAGRILPELSDDKPVNSHDESTNNLINQYKKWR
- the ptsI gene encoding phosphoenolpyruvate-protein phosphotransferase PtsI, whose product is MVSGILVSPGIAFAKALLLKEEPIVISNRQILDNKIDAEIERFKEAREKSSEQLHVIMERAKSTLGEDKAAIFEGHIMLLEDEDLEQEVISRIQTKHSTADAAVQSVFETQAKELENLDDEYLKERAADIRDIGKRLLKNILGIEIVDLSAINQPCILVATDLTPSETAQLNLDMVLGFITDAGGRTSHTSIMARSLEIPAIVGTSNATQEIKQGDFVILDAINNAIYINPDHTTQEKLKQVQAKFITDKEELAKLKDLPAVTLDGHQVEICGNIGTVRDIAGAERNGYEGVGLYRTEFLFMDREAYPNEEEQFKAYKEVAESTNGLSVIVRTMDIGGDKDVPYMHLPKEENPFLGWRAIRICLDRKEVLHAQLRAILRASAFGKLRIMFPMIISVEEIRILKSEINILKEQLTTEGKAFDKNIEIGVMIETPAAAVIAHHLAKEVDFFSIGTNDLTQYTLAVDRGNELISHLYNPLSPSVLTLIKNVIDASHKEGKWTGMCGELAGDERATILLLGMGLDEFSMSAVSIPKIKKLIRNTNYEEAKKFADTALQKATAKEIIDLIENYTAEKQIC
- the crr gene encoding PTS glucose transporter subunit IIA, yielding MGLFDKIKQLVSDDNKNSIEIIAPLSGEIVKIEDVPDVVFAEKIVGDGVAIKPSGNKIVAPLNGKIGKIFETNHAFAIESDEGIELFVHFGIDTVELKGEGFKRIAEEGQQVKVGDTIIEIDLPLLESKAKSVLTPVVISNMETVLELTKLSGSVEAGKTPIMRVKK